Proteins from a single region of Pseudomonas sp. BSw22131:
- a CDS encoding phosphodiesterase, with product MLIAHLSDLHIRPQGVLYQGLVDSNTMCEQAIDHLNALWPRPEVVIITGDVVDEGQPAEYEKARALLSRIEQPLLMIPGNHDDRGLFRENFCRGMPGADDDPVHFIAAGLGPMRIIGLDVTVPGEHHGDIDDAAHDWLEAALAQEPERPTLIMLHQPPFLSGIPYIDTYACLNGHRLAQLVAQFPAVERVVCGHIHRSMQLRFGGTVLCTAPSTTTAIALALDPHAKEASWLEPPALLLHHWKPDTGLITHWVPIGNFPGPMPFA from the coding sequence ATGCTGATCGCGCACCTTTCAGATTTGCACATAAGGCCCCAAGGTGTTTTGTACCAGGGGCTGGTGGACTCGAACACCATGTGCGAGCAAGCCATCGATCACTTGAATGCACTGTGGCCCCGCCCGGAGGTGGTGATCATCACCGGTGACGTGGTCGATGAAGGTCAGCCCGCCGAATACGAGAAGGCGCGTGCGCTGCTGAGCCGGATCGAGCAGCCGCTGCTGATGATTCCCGGCAACCACGACGACCGCGGGCTGTTCCGGGAGAACTTCTGCAGGGGCATGCCGGGTGCTGACGATGACCCGGTGCACTTCATCGCGGCCGGTCTTGGCCCGATGCGCATCATTGGCCTGGACGTGACCGTGCCCGGCGAGCACCACGGTGACATAGATGACGCAGCGCACGATTGGTTAGAAGCGGCGCTCGCGCAAGAGCCTGAACGGCCGACCCTGATCATGCTGCACCAGCCGCCGTTTTTGAGCGGCATTCCCTACATCGATACCTACGCGTGCCTCAACGGGCATCGGCTTGCCCAGCTGGTCGCGCAGTTTCCGGCGGTTGAACGCGTGGTGTGCGGTCATATCCACCGTTCCATGCAACTGCGCTTCGGCGGGACCGTACTCTGCACCGCCCCCAGCACAACTACCGCCATTGCCCTGGCGCTGGACCCGCATGCCAAAGAGGCGTCATGGCTGGAACCGCCCGCCCTGTTGCTGCACCACTGGAAACCCGACACCGGCCTGATCACCCACTGGGTGCCTATCGGCAACTTCCCCGGGCCTATGCCGTTTGCGTAG
- a CDS encoding DUF1883 domain-containing protein — translation MKFIHQREHLNEGDIVVIECSNPCNIRLMSDANFRSFKNAGRHTYHGGAFEKFPAKIVVPSSGFWNITLDTVTRRPISVTRKPNLTHSIKFIRRSSTRLS, via the coding sequence ATGAAATTCATTCACCAGCGAGAACACTTGAACGAGGGCGACATCGTTGTCATCGAGTGTTCTAACCCCTGCAACATCCGCTTGATGAGCGATGCCAACTTCCGCAGCTTCAAAAACGCAGGTCGGCACACTTACCACGGCGGCGCGTTTGAAAAATTCCCGGCGAAAATTGTCGTTCCCAGCAGCGGCTTCTGGAACATCACCCTGGACACCGTGACCCGCAGACCGATCAGCGTCACACGCAAGCCAAACCTTACCCATTCGATCAAGTTCATCCGGCGCTCTTCGACGCGACTGAGCTGA
- a CDS encoding putative bifunctional diguanylate cyclase/phosphodiesterase, whose protein sequence is MVDVLSIQQPDALALLVQAAAHSADCTRGLLLVAKAGSWQVIARYGSDQGFELDADTEQFLSEAMLHEDLTVMTEASGQRLPLQLQRFMGFGDGLLVGVAIRGEHRQLQGMLLVSSAEARQRLSAAQTYALQTHGALLRGMIAPRSTKPSQSSDPLIERLRLLESVVVNAKDAILITEAEPVDQPGPRIVYCNPAFLAATGFSLSDVIGLTPRILHSAATDRATLDLIRAALLKWQPIEVELINSRKDGSQFWVQLSIVPVANERGWFTHWVSVQRDISERKEVELLARQAQADRDAHAALESRLLERERIEQELSYAAFHDDLTALHNRAYLMSRLLNIFNRDARELRTATTVLFLDLDRFKFVNDSMGHTAGDQLLKVVARRLESCVGSNDILARVGGDEFAILLAEESKGDRAADLARRIVSQLSLPVALDGQDIFTSCSLGIVIADTSHESPEDLLRDADVAMYAAKKRGRGRWTLFDGSMRKAAVDALIMQNALKQAIARNELSVAYQPIYNVSTGDISGVEALVRWLHPELGHVRPDAFIGVAEDNGVIHELGRWVMRQACDELWRWKQEFPNLHLHLNVNVSGTELNRPGYVSQVQGILESTGVLPQELLIEITETVFLQDPEATALVLAQLRALGIRIALDDFGTGYSSLGYIDRYPIDAIKIDRSFVSRMMCFDRSDAIVRSILSLGRTLHLDITAEGVETMAQLQRLKEMGCPFVQGYLLSTPVRAEEVSTLLRSWSKR, encoded by the coding sequence ATGGTAGATGTTCTCAGTATTCAACAACCTGACGCGCTTGCGTTGCTGGTGCAGGCTGCGGCTCACTCAGCTGACTGCACGCGCGGTCTTTTGTTAGTCGCCAAGGCAGGCAGTTGGCAAGTCATCGCCAGGTATGGGTCGGATCAAGGCTTTGAACTGGACGCTGACACGGAGCAGTTCCTCAGTGAAGCGATGTTGCACGAAGACCTGACAGTGATGACCGAAGCTTCGGGTCAACGACTTCCCCTGCAGCTCCAGCGGTTCATGGGGTTTGGCGACGGTTTATTGGTGGGGGTTGCAATACGGGGAGAGCACAGGCAATTGCAGGGGATGTTACTGGTCAGCAGTGCCGAAGCTCGGCAGCGTTTGAGCGCGGCACAAACCTACGCACTCCAAACGCATGGCGCGCTTCTTCGCGGGATGATCGCGCCCCGCAGCACAAAGCCGTCGCAGAGCAGTGATCCGTTGATCGAACGTTTGCGACTGCTCGAATCCGTGGTGGTCAACGCCAAGGACGCCATTCTGATTACCGAAGCCGAGCCTGTGGATCAGCCTGGTCCCAGAATCGTTTATTGCAACCCTGCGTTTCTCGCCGCCACCGGGTTCAGTTTGTCCGATGTCATCGGTCTGACCCCCCGTATTCTGCACTCTGCTGCCACCGACCGGGCAACGCTGGATCTGATTCGCGCCGCACTGCTGAAATGGCAGCCCATCGAGGTCGAACTGATCAACTCCCGTAAAGACGGCAGCCAATTCTGGGTTCAATTGAGCATTGTTCCGGTCGCCAATGAACGTGGCTGGTTCACCCACTGGGTCTCGGTGCAACGGGATATCAGCGAACGCAAGGAAGTGGAATTGCTCGCGCGCCAGGCTCAGGCGGACAGGGATGCACACGCCGCGCTTGAATCGCGTCTACTGGAACGCGAGCGCATTGAACAAGAGTTGTCTTATGCCGCTTTTCATGACGACCTGACCGCGCTGCACAATCGTGCTTATCTCATGTCACGGCTGCTCAATATATTTAACCGGGATGCGCGAGAACTTCGTACTGCAACCACCGTGCTTTTTCTCGATCTTGATCGGTTCAAGTTTGTGAATGACAGCATGGGTCACACAGCAGGGGATCAGTTGCTTAAAGTTGTTGCGCGGCGCCTGGAAAGTTGTGTGGGCTCGAACGATATTCTTGCGCGGGTGGGCGGTGATGAATTTGCAATTCTGCTGGCGGAAGAAAGCAAGGGCGACAGGGCAGCTGATTTGGCCCGACGCATCGTCAGTCAACTAAGCCTGCCGGTCGCCCTTGATGGGCAGGACATCTTTACCTCCTGCAGCCTTGGCATCGTGATCGCTGACACCTCCCATGAATCACCGGAAGATTTGCTGCGCGACGCAGACGTTGCGATGTATGCGGCGAAGAAACGAGGGCGAGGGCGCTGGACACTGTTCGATGGCTCCATGCGCAAGGCTGCTGTTGACGCGTTAATTATGCAAAACGCTTTGAAACAGGCCATCGCGAGAAATGAACTCTCTGTTGCCTATCAGCCGATTTATAACGTGAGCACCGGCGATATCAGTGGTGTCGAAGCGTTGGTCAGATGGCTGCATCCCGAACTGGGTCATGTCCGTCCCGATGCGTTTATTGGCGTGGCTGAAGACAATGGAGTGATTCATGAGCTGGGACGCTGGGTGATGCGTCAGGCGTGTGATGAACTGTGGCGCTGGAAGCAAGAGTTTCCAAACCTGCATTTGCACCTCAACGTGAACGTCTCCGGAACGGAACTCAACCGCCCAGGCTATGTATCGCAAGTCCAGGGCATCTTGGAATCCACCGGGGTATTGCCACAGGAGTTGCTCATCGAGATCACTGAAACGGTATTCCTTCAGGATCCTGAGGCAACGGCACTCGTACTGGCTCAACTGCGTGCGTTGGGCATTCGCATTGCGCTGGATGACTTCGGCACCGGCTACAGTTCACTCGGTTATATAGACCGTTACCCCATCGACGCCATCAAGATTGACCGCTCGTTCGTGTCGAGAATGATGTGCTTCGACCGCAGCGACGCAATCGTTCGCAGCATCCTTTCCCTGGGCCGAACCTTGCATCTGGACATCACCGCCGAGGGCGTCGAGACGATGGCTCAACTTCAGCGCCTCAAGGAAATGGGATGCCCCTTTGTGCAGGGATATTTACTTAGTACGCCCGTGCGCGCCGAGGAGGTCTCGACGTTGCTGCGCTCATGGTCAAAGCGCTGA
- a CDS encoding SDR family oxidoreductase, which yields MDLGIKGRVALITGASGGLGLATARLLAEEGVRLVLSDMDQKKLEESCKGLGTECLFVAADLTRQDQVEHVVKKGQDTFGQIDIVVHTAGVTGAKGDPLTLSDEDYLEAWHTDFFSAVRVARATIPAMRTRNWGRFVCITSENSVQPYWEEAVYNTAKAALGAFIKNLSYKEAAHGVLCNTVAPAFIETPMIDGMMKQRAEELGVSFDEAIKSFLDEERPGIVQKRRGKPEEVASAIALLVSERASFINGSNLRVDGGSVQAIQN from the coding sequence ATGGATTTGGGAATTAAAGGTCGGGTTGCTTTGATCACAGGTGCCAGCGGCGGTCTAGGCCTGGCAACGGCAAGACTGCTCGCTGAAGAAGGCGTGCGGTTGGTGCTCAGCGATATGGATCAGAAAAAACTGGAAGAGTCGTGCAAGGGACTGGGCACTGAATGCCTGTTCGTTGCCGCAGACCTGACTCGACAGGATCAGGTCGAGCACGTTGTCAAAAAAGGCCAGGATACATTTGGGCAGATCGACATCGTGGTTCACACCGCCGGTGTCACCGGTGCAAAAGGCGACCCGTTGACCCTCTCGGACGAAGACTATCTGGAGGCATGGCACACCGATTTCTTCTCCGCCGTTCGCGTAGCCCGCGCGACGATCCCCGCTATGCGCACCCGCAATTGGGGCCGCTTCGTGTGCATCACCTCCGAAAACTCCGTACAGCCCTACTGGGAAGAAGCCGTCTACAACACCGCCAAAGCCGCGCTCGGGGCATTCATCAAAAACCTGTCTTACAAAGAGGCCGCTCACGGCGTGCTGTGCAACACAGTAGCCCCGGCGTTTATCGAAACGCCGATGATCGACGGCATGATGAAACAACGCGCAGAAGAGCTGGGTGTGTCTTTCGATGAGGCCATCAAGAGTTTTCTCGATGAGGAGCGTCCGGGCATCGTTCAGAAACGCCGCGGCAAACCTGAAGAGGTCGCGTCGGCCATCGCCCTGCTGGTATCGGAGCGTGCGTCCTTCATCAACGGCAGCAACCTGCGGGTTGACGGTGGGTCAGTCCAGGCCATCCAGAATTAA
- a CDS encoding alpha/beta fold hydrolase, producing the protein MLPHSRQGDKSPTFVLMHFLGGSHRTWFPTLPYLDGSHQCVALNTPGFGDAAAIDGYSVEAMADHVDHSIRELGLTDCILVGHSMTGKVAVVLASRRPEYLRGLVLVAPSPPGPQPMTEADRDKQRAYGKTHPEAEAFIDESSAFRLPDDIREVAVADALRVNLTAWRAWVDHGSREDWSDRLGTIEYPVLLVCGEADQQVPGPEEQRRTTLAAFSHSRLEIIPGAGHLMPLQTPRQLAKLMLAFAREHCSVAS; encoded by the coding sequence ATGCTCCCCCATAGCCGGCAAGGCGATAAATCACCCACCTTTGTGCTGATGCATTTTCTGGGTGGCTCCCATCGGACCTGGTTCCCCACCCTTCCCTATCTGGACGGCAGTCACCAATGCGTGGCGCTCAACACACCGGGATTCGGAGATGCCGCCGCTATTGACGGCTACAGCGTCGAGGCGATGGCCGATCACGTGGACCATTCCATTCGCGAGCTGGGCCTCACCGATTGCATCCTCGTAGGTCACTCCATGACAGGCAAAGTGGCAGTAGTGCTTGCATCGCGGCGGCCGGAATACCTTCGTGGCCTGGTGCTGGTTGCCCCTTCGCCCCCCGGCCCGCAACCGATGACCGAAGCCGATCGCGACAAACAACGCGCTTACGGAAAAACACACCCGGAGGCCGAAGCATTCATTGATGAGTCCAGTGCGTTTCGTCTCCCCGATGACATACGCGAAGTCGCGGTGGCGGATGCGCTCCGGGTCAACCTCACGGCATGGCGTGCGTGGGTAGACCATGGCAGCCGCGAGGACTGGAGCGATCGACTTGGCACGATCGAGTACCCGGTCTTGTTGGTGTGCGGCGAAGCCGACCAGCAAGTGCCCGGCCCTGAAGAGCAGCGCCGCACAACACTTGCAGCGTTTTCTCACAGCAGACTCGAAATCATCCCCGGCGCCGGGCACCTGATGCCCCTGCAAACGCCCCGGCAGCTGGCGAAGCTGATGCTCGCCTTCGCCAGAGAACACTGTTCAGTAGCGTCATAA
- a CDS encoding methyl-accepting chemotaxis protein translates to MLQNSMHRMTTQLRQLIGGLGDGVTKISGAAEQLSAVTEQTSAGVNSQRSETDQVATAMNEMAATVQEVARNAEQASRAAMTASKEARDGDAVVGRAVLQIEKLAAEVGQSKAAMDELKQESNKIGGVLDVIKAVAEQTNLLALNAAIEAARAGEAGRGFAVVADEVRSLAQRTQTSTEEIATLISGLHSRTEHVATILENSRLLTDNSVALTRDAGASITSISQSISTIEAMNQQIAASAEEQSVVAEQISRSVQSVRDISEQTASASEETASSSVELAKLGVHLQGLVSKFVI, encoded by the coding sequence ATGTTGCAAAACAGCATGCACCGGATGACAACCCAGTTGCGTCAGTTGATCGGTGGCTTGGGTGACGGCGTCACTAAGATATCCGGCGCAGCCGAACAGTTGTCGGCAGTGACCGAGCAAACAAGCGCGGGCGTCAATAGCCAGCGAAGCGAAACCGATCAGGTAGCGACCGCCATGAATGAAATGGCTGCCACCGTTCAGGAAGTCGCCAGGAATGCCGAGCAAGCCTCACGGGCCGCCATGACCGCCTCAAAAGAAGCTCGCGACGGAGATGCCGTGGTCGGGCGCGCTGTGCTTCAGATCGAAAAGCTCGCGGCCGAAGTCGGTCAGTCCAAGGCTGCAATGGACGAACTCAAACAAGAGAGCAACAAGATTGGCGGCGTGCTCGACGTCATCAAGGCGGTTGCGGAGCAAACCAACCTCCTGGCCCTCAACGCCGCCATCGAAGCCGCCCGTGCAGGTGAAGCCGGCCGCGGGTTTGCCGTCGTCGCAGATGAAGTCAGAAGCCTTGCGCAGCGCACGCAGACGTCAACCGAGGAAATTGCAACGCTGATCAGTGGGCTGCACAGCCGAACCGAGCACGTCGCCACGATCCTTGAAAACAGTCGCCTGCTGACGGACAACAGCGTTGCCCTGACCCGCGATGCCGGCGCGTCAATCACCAGCATCAGCCAGTCGATTTCAACCATTGAGGCCATGAACCAACAGATTGCAGCGTCCGCAGAAGAGCAAAGCGTTGTAGCCGAGCAGATCAGCCGAAGCGTCCAGAGCGTTCGCGATATTTCTGAACAGACCGCCTCGGCCAGTGAGGAAACAGCGTCCTCCAGCGTTGAACTGGCTAAATTGGGTGTGCACTTGCAAGGGCTGGTAAGCAAGTTCGTCATATAA